Part of the Streptomyces sp. NBC_01460 genome, TCGACTGGGCCTCTGCGGCCGCGCGGTAGAGGCGGCGCAGCCGCACCACGCCCAGGTCGTGCTGGTAGAGGTTCTCGCGCTGGTCGGCGTCGGCCGGCATGGCCTCCAGCATGACCCGGTCCTGTTCCAGGACGTCCCAGTGGCGCTGCTCGATCAGCGTCCGGTACAGGAAGCGCCAGGACGCGCGCTGCCAGTCCTGGACGCGGCGGTAGCGCCAGAAGAAGACGCCGGTGCGCCGCACGTCCACGGGGCAGACCATGCCGACGATGCCGAACGCGCCACCGGGACCGGCCGAGGGCGGGTACGGGATGGAGAGGTCGACCCAGTCCACTCCGGTGCGGCAGAGCTCCACCCAGTCGAAGTTGACGCCGCGCTGGTCGGTCTTCTCGAAGAAGTAGCCGCGGGCGGTCTCGCGGATGCGGAACTTGGCCGTGGTGTCGCCGTCGAACATCGTGTGCGAGTCGTGGTGGAGGAACGCGCCGTGCATGGGGTCGAGCAGGTTCTCCACGGCGTACCGCCAGGGCGCGTCCCACTCCGCGTAGCAGAGGAAGGCGTCCACGTCGGGGTCGGTCAGCGGCTCCGGCAGGGTCAGCTCGGCGGGCTCGGGGTGCTCCTCGTCCCCGAAGTAGGCGAGGATCGCACCGGCGACCTCACGCACGGGCAGCGACGTCACCAGCTTCTTGCCCTCCAGGCTGCACCCGGGCAGCCCGGGCACCGAGGAGACCGTGCCGTCGGGTTCGACCTCGACGCCGTGGTACCAGCAGGCGACCCGGTCGCCGAGGTGTTTGCCGAGGGAGAGCGGGGCTCCTCGGTGCGGACAGCGGTCGGCGAGCATGGACAGCGCTCCGTCGGAGCGGCGGAACAGCAGCCACTGCTCGCCGAGCGCGGTCACCTTGCGCATCGCGCCCGGGGCCACGAAGTGCGAGGGGACGACCGCGTGCCACTGGTTGCGCAGCCCGGTCGCGTAGATGTGGTCCGCGGTGGCGGAGGACGACAGCGTCATGGTCAGGCTCCCAGTCGGTTCATCTCGGCGCGGAAGGACTCCTCGGTCCACGGGCTGCCGTCGGCGGCGTGGACCTGACGGGCGTTGAGCCCGCGCACCACGTCGGTGAGTTCGTGGCCCTCGCGGGTGAAGACCTCTTCGAGGGTGGCGGCGAGCTTGTACTCGTACGGGGTGGGCTCGTGCGTACGGGACTGGTGGACGTCCAGGTACGGCCAGGTGTCGGTCACGGTGTCTCCTGAGGGTGCGGGGGAAGGTTCACAGGTCGAGGACGAGCCGGCCGGAGGCGCACCGCGAGACGCAGATCATCATCGAGGCGCCCGCGGCCCGTTCGGCCTCGCTGAGCAGGAAGTCGCGGTGGTCGGGGGTGCCTTCGAGCACGCGGGTCTCGCAGGATCCGCAGATCCCGTCGCGGCACGAGCTCTCCACGGCGAGCCCGGCGCTCTCGGCGGCCTCCAGGACGGACGTCCCGGCACCGACGGTGAGCGTCAGACCGGAGGTGCGGCACTCGACCTGGAACGCCTCGTCGCCGCCGTCGTGCTCCACCGTCGGCGCGGCGAACCGTTCCAGGCGCAGCCGGTCCCCGGGGCAGCGCTGCTCGACGGCCGTGAGCAGCGGTTCGGGGCCGCAGGAGTACACGAGGGTGCCGTCGGGAAGCCCGGTGAGCGCGGCGTCCAGGTCGATATGGCCCTGCTCGTCCTGCGGCACGAGGGTGACGTCGCCGCCGAGCGCGTCGAGTTCGCCGCTGAACGCCATGGAAGCCCGGCTCCTGCCGCCGTAGACCATCCGCCACGCGGTGCCCCGCCGTGCCGCCTCACGGGCCATCGCCAGCAGGGGGGTGATCCCGATCCCACCGGCGACGAACACATAGGCGTCGGCGTCCTCCAGCTCGAAGCGGTTGCGTGGCTCGGATACCGTGATCTGCTGGCCGGGCCGCAGCTGGGTGTGCACGAAGCGCGATCCGCCTCGCGAGGCGGGCTCGTTGAGCACGCCGACGCGGTAGACGTCCGGGGTGTGCGGGTCTCCGCACAGACTGTACTGGCGGACCTGGCCGCCGGCGTGGACGTCGAGGTGCGCGCCGGGGGTCCAGGCGGGCAGGGGTTTGCCGTCGGGGTGGGCCAGCTCGACGGACAGGACGCCCTCGGCCTCCCAGGTCATGCGACGGACGGTCAGCCGCAGCGAGTCCTCGCTCATGGTCTGTTGCCTCCTTACCGGCAGTTCGGGGTGACGGGCTACTGGCCCGGGATCCGCACGGGCGGGGTGAACGGGTTCTTCATCGGACCGAGGGCGTCCAGGTCGACCTCGACGAGCGTGGGGCCGTCCGAGGCGACGGCCTCGGTGAGCACCGGCGCCGCGTGCTCCGCCGCGGAGATGCGGGCGTACGGCAGTCCGCAGGCGCGGGCGAGCAGCTCGAAGTCCGGTGTGGTCAGGTCGACCCCGGAGCGGCGGTCGCCGTGGTGGTCCTGCATGTTGCGCAGGACTCCGTAGCCGCCGTCGTTGAAGACGATCAGGGTCAGCCGGGGCCGCTCCTGGGCGAGGGTGAGGAGTTCGCCGAGGTGGACGGCGAGGCCGCCGTCCCCGGCGATCACCACGGTGGGTGTACCGGGCCGAGCGAGCGCCGCGCCGATGCCCATGCCCAGCCCCTGGCCGATGCCTCCACCGCGCGGGAAGACGTTGTCCCTGGGGTCGTACATCTCCAGCAGGCGGTTGCCCCAGCTGCTGGAGGGGATGGTGACGTCGCGGGCGACGACGGCCTCGCGGGGCAGGGCCGCGCGGATCGCGTCGCAGATCGCGGCCTGCGGGCCGATCGTGTCGTGCAGGATCGCGCGCACCTCGGTGCGTACGGCGCCGACGCGGTCGGTCCAGCCGGCCTCGGCGGGGACGCCGTGCGGCAGCAGGCCGTCCAGCGCCAGGGCGGCGTCTGCGTGCAGCGGGTGGGTGGCCGGGTACACCCTGCCGAGGGCGGCCGCCTCGACGTCGATCTGGATGTGGGCCCCGGGGAGTTCCAGGGTGTAGTCGGAGGTCTCGTTCGACCGGAAGTGCGTGCCGATGGTCAGCAGGACGTCCGCGTCGGCGAGCAGGGCCCGCACAGCGGGGGTGGTGGCGAAGTTGCCGATGACCTGCTCGTGGTCCTCGGGCACGCTGCCGCGCCCGGAGTTGGAGGTGATCAGTCCGGCGCCGGTGGCCTCCAGCAGGGCGGCCAGTTCGCCGCGCGCGGTGTTCGCGCCGCCGCCCGCCCAGATCAGGGGGCGTCGGGCGGAGGCCAGGAGGGCCCCCGCGGCAGCGAGTCCGGCCGTGTCGGGTGCGGTGGGGGCGGGCGCGGCGAAGGGGGCGGGCTCGTCGCTCTGCGCCGCGTACTGGAGGTCGATCGGCCACTCGACGCTCGCGGGGCCGCC contains:
- a CDS encoding recombinase-like helix-turn-helix domain-containing protein; amino-acid sequence: MTDTWPYLDVHQSRTHEPTPYEYKLAATLEEVFTREGHELTDVVRGLNARQVHAADGSPWTEESFRAEMNRLGA
- a CDS encoding aromatic ring-hydroxylating dioxygenase subunit alpha, producing the protein MTLSSSATADHIYATGLRNQWHAVVPSHFVAPGAMRKVTALGEQWLLFRRSDGALSMLADRCPHRGAPLSLGKHLGDRVACWYHGVEVEPDGTVSSVPGLPGCSLEGKKLVTSLPVREVAGAILAYFGDEEHPEPAELTLPEPLTDPDVDAFLCYAEWDAPWRYAVENLLDPMHGAFLHHDSHTMFDGDTTAKFRIRETARGYFFEKTDQRGVNFDWVELCRTGVDWVDLSIPYPPSAGPGGAFGIVGMVCPVDVRRTGVFFWRYRRVQDWQRASWRFLYRTLIEQRHWDVLEQDRVMLEAMPADADQRENLYQHDLGVVRLRRLYRAAAEAQSTAGA
- a CDS encoding thiamine pyrophosphate-binding protein, which produces MRHDNGGDLLVTVLRELGIDTVFGIVSVHNLPLVEAVDRELRFVPVRHEASAVNAADAYGRARGTLGCALTSTGTGAGNAAGSLIEALSAGSSVLHVTGQVESEFLGSGRGFIHETKDQLGMLEAVSAYAASIPDAGQAGRILREAARSALTAPGGPASVEWPIDLQYAAQSDEPAPFAAPAPTAPDTAGLAAAGALLASARRPLIWAGGGANTARGELAALLEATGAGLITSNSGRGSVPEDHEQVIGNFATTPAVRALLADADVLLTIGTHFRSNETSDYTLELPGAHIQIDVEAAALGRVYPATHPLHADAALALDGLLPHGVPAEAGWTDRVGAVRTEVRAILHDTIGPQAAICDAIRAALPREAVVARDVTIPSSSWGNRLLEMYDPRDNVFPRGGGIGQGLGMGIGAALARPGTPTVVIAGDGGLAVHLGELLTLAQERPRLTLIVFNDGGYGVLRNMQDHHGDRRSGVDLTTPDFELLARACGLPYARISAAEHAAPVLTEAVASDGPTLVEVDLDALGPMKNPFTPPVRIPGQ
- a CDS encoding PDR/VanB family oxidoreductase, which codes for MSEDSLRLTVRRMTWEAEGVLSVELAHPDGKPLPAWTPGAHLDVHAGGQVRQYSLCGDPHTPDVYRVGVLNEPASRGGSRFVHTQLRPGQQITVSEPRNRFELEDADAYVFVAGGIGITPLLAMAREAARRGTAWRMVYGGRSRASMAFSGELDALGGDVTLVPQDEQGHIDLDAALTGLPDGTLVYSCGPEPLLTAVEQRCPGDRLRLERFAAPTVEHDGGDEAFQVECRTSGLTLTVGAGTSVLEAAESAGLAVESSCRDGICGSCETRVLEGTPDHRDFLLSEAERAAGASMMICVSRCASGRLVLDL